One segment of Panicum virgatum strain AP13 chromosome 3K, P.virgatum_v5, whole genome shotgun sequence DNA contains the following:
- the LOC120698977 gene encoding L-type lectin-domain containing receptor kinase SIT2-like: MKFFLPCLLLSLGLHHASIITGDSPGDFQFLYLGFLGTNLSMDETATITSNGLLELTNGTLDSKGHAFYPIPLHFRAPNGKVHSFSVTFVFGIRSSYLSMTRQGLAFVVAPNKNFSDALPNQYLGLTNFVKNNSTKNHFFAIELDTVQNVEFKDIDSNHVGIDINGLNSIKSNTAGYYDDISGSFHNLSLNSGNAMQVWVDYSGEAKQINVTIASFQMEKPARSLISTTYDLSPVIQESAYIGFSSSTDEVDSRHYVLGWSFSMNKPAPKIDISKLPKLPRNGQKSRSKLSEIILPIATASFITLVGAVLILLLRRRLRYAELKEDWEVEFGPHRFSYKDLYHATEGFKNKNLLGAGGFGKVYKGVLKASKLEIAVKRVSHESRQGMKEFISEVVSIGHIRHRNLVQLLGYCRRKDELILVYDYMSNGSLDKYLYCVESKLTLNWDKRFWIIKGIASGLLYLHEKWEKVVIHRDIKASNVLLDSGMNGRLGDFGLARLYDHGTDLQTTHAVGTMGYMAPELVCTGKASPLTDVFAFGIFLLEVTCGKRPVNHNTDDDRALLLVDWVLKHWREGSLTETVDSRLRCDYNVDEACLVLKLGLLCSHPFTSERPNMQQVMQYLDRELPLPELTDADMSFDMLSLMQDEGFDPFTLSSTIGTISSISGGR; this comes from the coding sequence ATGAAGTTCTTCCTTCCATGCCTTTTGCTTTCCCTGGGCCTTCACCATGCATCCATCATCACCGGTGATAGCCCTGGTGATTTCCAGTTCCTATACCTTGGCTTCCTAGGCACTAACCTCTCCATGGACGAAACTGCCACAATAACATCAAATGGACTCCTCGAGCTGACCAATGGCACACTTGATAGTAAAGGTCATGCATTCTACCCAATTCCATTGCACTTCCGCGCACCCAATGGTAAGGTGCATTCTTTCTCAGTTACCTTTGTGTTTGGCATCCGCTCTAGCTACCTTAGCATGACCCGGCAAGGTCTGGCCTTTGTTGTTGCGCCAAACAAGAATTTCTCAGATGCATTGCCAAACCAATACCTTGGCCTCACAAATTTTGTAAAGAACAATAGCACAAAAAACCATTTCTTTGCTATCGAGCTTGATACAGTTCAAAACGTTGAGTTCAAGGATATCGATAGCAACCACGTAGGAATAGATATCAATGGCCTCAACTCTATAAAGTCAAACACTGCAGGCTACTATGATGACATCAGTGGCAGCTTTCATAACCTAAGTCTTAATAGTGGTAACGCAATGCAAGTATGGGTGGACTATAGTGGAGAAGCCAAGCAAATCAATGTGACCATAGCCTCCTTTCAAATGGAGAAACCAGCAAGGTCATTGATCTCAACCACCTATGACCTATCACCAGTCATCCAAGAGTCCGCGTACATTGGTTTCTCATCATCAACTGATGAAGTCGACTCACGGCACTATGTGCTTGGCTGGAGCTTTAGCATGAATAAACCAGCTCCAAAGATCGATATTTCCAAGTTACCCAAGCTACCTCGAAATGGTCAGAAGTCTAGGTCAAAACTGTCGGAAATCATCCTACCAATAGCAACTGCATCATTCATAACATTAGTGGGGGCTGTCTTGATTCTACTTCTGAGGAGGAGGCTGCGTTATGCTGAACTGAAAGAAGATTGGGAAGTTGAGTTTGGACCACACAGGTTCTCATACAAGGATTTGTACCACGCCACAGAAGGATTTAAGAATAAGAATCTACTTGGTGCAGGAGGATTTGGGAAGGTGTACAAAGGAGTACTCAAGGCATCCAAACTGGAGATTGCTGTAAAGAGGGTTTCCCATGAATCGAGGCAGGGCATGAAGGAGTTCATTAGTGAGGTTGTAAGCATTGGACACATTCGACACCGCAACCTTGTTCAGTTACTTGGATATTGCAGGAGAAAAGATGAACTTATTTTAGTATATGATTACATGTCAAATGGAAGCCTTGATAAGTATTTGTACTGTGTTGAGAGTAAGCTGACACTGAATTGGGATAAACGGTTTTGGATCATCAAAGGCATTGCGTCAGGTTTACTGTACCTACATGAGAAATGGGAAAAGGTTGTCATTCACCGTGACATTAAGGCAAGCAATGTTCTCCTTGATAGTGGAATGAATGGACGCCTGGGTGACTTcggccttgcaaggttatacgATCATGGCACTGACCTACAGACCACTCATGCAGTTGGTACCATGGGATACATGGCCCCAGAGTTGGTCTGCACAGGCAAGGCATCCCCTCTCACAGACGTGTTTGCCTTCGGTATCTTCCTTCTCGAGGTGACTTGTGGGAAGAGGCCAGTTAACCACAATACAGATGATGATCGAGCACTACTGTTAGTTGACTGGGTTCTTAAGCATTGGCGGGAAGGATCATTAACTGAGACAGTAGACAGCAGGCTACGTTGTGATTATAATGTTGATGAGGCATGTCTTGTGCTTAAGCTTGGGCTATTATGCTCGCATCCGTTTACCAGTGAGAGGCCTAACATGCAGCAGGTCATGCAGTACCTTGACCGTGAGTTGCCGCTACCCGAGTTGACAGATGCAGACATGAGCTTCGACATGCTGTCCCTAATGCAAGATGAAGGCTTCGACCCATTTACACTATCATCAACCATTGGCACAATATCTAGCATCTCAGGAGGAAGATAG